The following proteins are encoded in a genomic region of Nicotiana sylvestris chromosome 4, ASM39365v2, whole genome shotgun sequence:
- the LOC104236229 gene encoding zinc-finger homeodomain protein 9-like, with protein sequence MDSTCSIPTPTPIPTKTQVPLIKPLSFTNVTSKKHHQVHNHQPPSAVVTYKECLKNHAASIGGHTVDGCGEFIPSPSATAADPTSLKCDVCGCHRNFHRREPDDDFMDIRHHHAQVATPATPTALKPENPRRRRRFRTKFSQEQKNKMYSFSEKLGWRLQKCDEAKVDEFCNEIGVGKGVFRVWMHNNKSTLGKKDFQNANNSTRPYPTTTNSKR encoded by the coding sequence ATGGACTCAACCTGCAGCATCCCTACCCCTACCCCTATCCCCACAAAAACTCAAGTACCCCTAATTAAGCCTTTGTCCTTCACCAACGTGACATCCAAGAAGCACCACCAAGTGCACAACCACCAACCGCCGTCTGCGGTGGTGACTTACAAGGAATGCTTGAAGAACCACGCAGCCAGCATAGGTGGACACACCGTGGACGGTTGTGGTGAATTCATTCCATCGCCAAGTGCCACTGCCGCCGATCCGACTTCGCTAAAATGCGATGTCTGTGGTTGCCACCGCAACTTCCACCGCCGAGAACCTGATGATGATTTTATGGACATCCGCCACCATCATGCGCAAGTGGCGACGCCTGCTACGCCCACAGCACTAAAGCCAGAGAACCCAAGAAGAAGAAGACGGTTCAGGACAAAATTCAGCCAGGAACAGAAAAATAAGATGTATTCTTTCTCTGAAAAGTTGGGTTGGAGATTGCAGAAGTGTGATGAAGCTAAGGTCGACGAGTTTTGCAATGAAATAGGGGTTGGTAAAGGAGTTTTCAGAGTTTGGATGCACAATAACAAGAGCACATTGGGAAAAAAGGATTTCCAAAATGCCAACAACAGTACTAGACCATACCCTACCACAACAAACAGTAAACGTTGA